Genomic DNA from Myxococcus guangdongensis:
ATGGCCTTGAGCGTCGGCAGTGCCCTCGTGTTCTTGGCGTGCGGCTCCGCGACGGTTGGCGCTGTCGGCCCGCCAGCTACGGCCAAATGGGAAGGCCCACCTGTTACGACGCCAGGCGGTGGGACGGTGCGGTACGCTATCTATTACGGACCCTGGTTATGCTCTGCGCGCTGGATGAGTCAGTGCGAGCGGCGTTGCGCTGCTGAGGGCCATTCCTTGATGGGGTGCATCTGGCTTGCGGACATCAAGGGTGATTGGGTTGGCCGATGGGCCTACCTGCCAGCCGAGGCTGGTACTCGCTACGCCCTCACGCACTGCTGCTGCGATTACGCCGTGATATCCCCAGAGAGGGGACGGCAGCAATGGGACAACGCTCGGGATGGATATCGCCGCGACTGGATAGCAGAGTTCGGGGCATGGCCCGCGACGAGCGGTCGCAATTGGCCCGGACACCACATTCGCGACCTCGCTCACGGTGGGCATCCCACGGACGCTCGAAACGTGTTCCCGATTCCTGATCCGGTGCATACCGTTGTCAATAGCGCATACCTCCAGTGTTACACTCGGGGGAATCGATGGATGAGCATTGGCCCAGATCGCCCCTATAGTGATTGACACCATGAATGCGACGCTTGAGCAGATCCTCGATATTGTGTTGCGTGAGCACCATCCCCACCCTCCCGCCACGGAGCGCGAGATAGCCGACTTCGAAGCGCGCGCCGGTTGGCGTCTAGGCCCTGAGTTACGTGCGCTCTATTCTCGCTGCAATGGGGTGGAACTTTTCGTCCCGCTACCTGACGCGCGCTACAGCATTCTCTCGCTGGCTGAACTACAGCGTGCCCGAGTGCGCATCTTAGGTATCGACGACGACACAATGGGGTCCGCGTCTTGGTGGACCCTTGTGGATTGCCAGGACTCTGACTTTGTGCTTGTTGATACCGCTGGGCCTGCGCCGTACCCGATGCTCGACGCCTATCATGGCACCTATCCGCAGGTGCGGAAGATTGCGTCGTCCTTGCGGGAATTCTTGGCGCGATCACTGGAGAGCAAGAATCGCCTCTTCTGGCTCAATGAATAGTGTGGCGAACTCGAATATGGAAATTTCGGGCACCC
This window encodes:
- a CDS encoding SMI1/KNR4 family protein, with amino-acid sequence MAQIAPIVIDTMNATLEQILDIVLREHHPHPPATEREIADFEARAGWRLGPELRALYSRCNGVELFVPLPDARYSILSLAELQRARVRILGIDDDTMGSASWWTLVDCQDSDFVLVDTAGPAPYPMLDAYHGTYPQVRKIASSLREFLARSLESKNRLFWLNE